A genomic stretch from Pomacea canaliculata isolate SZHN2017 linkage group LG2, ASM307304v1, whole genome shotgun sequence includes:
- the LOC112555153 gene encoding uncharacterized protein LOC112555153 yields the protein MVSSCCAVGCTNRQTKDSLKSFHLIPSNPNRRALWLRAINRAGPGKQPWVPSQRETICSDHFQPEDFTYSRHGTLKLLKESAVPSVFSWKIPSKNVKKRPPPRQRVDQQVDSCNNSDDTEDTFDKTKEVHVASPVPAQIQLDHVYHVTQSPKMLKQRLDHAIEHMQTLRKQVIFEQRKGSVLSKQVDLLNAVIGKLKEKSLLTNKGGDNLHSSRKSQCSSNVEELLQSQETCNSCNGPLLKICQHCSRLTHLEEVLHSNSQENSGLPFCKPQDTMSSPATASEDCGLEEDLNCGNQPANLYLQDQTEREADTEMNTFLVDKFCCSIPGYMSGTGEPFMESEQIDGEVQNELWTTTSSCNPRESYKHLEPCVNQEEASSLKMPLLEDAPQLNDYANEKTRQNPPKDGMKDQKKLFACPDCRAVFSRSNGLRCHLNSGHKQSSCKECGATFPRSACLKSHVRTHYGNSFICAKCNVAFSSYSNLYNHRSYCGKEEIYRCMECEKTFRRLRSLLRHAVLHSRNTSHKCKICELRFSTRDKLVKHMDMHASSSMTLNCRYCKKTFNSMFSLGMHRKEHHYRKKCFCKDCDVTFNCALQFRHHMNQKHLVDMPFLCCECGKGFFSIDFYRAHVKTQHTETFLCHECGRAFRNKINLVIHMKTHSDERPYVCSECGKGFKLKISLIVHTRIHTGDRPYKCEICGAAFVQLQHLKVHRRTHTGEKPYMCEDCGWLFANASNYRSHKISKHSFEKPFCPMCKLSFSSLASYRKHRRLKECKLFQDVEASTYCLLLPVAPDYSAPALGYLFELVRLDCTNEGIRAVKLTRRIQIKIYSMALYVGCQFSSFEELEVAVKRYQEQTGTQLYKRDSRTVEAASKRNTRKNYKEEIRYSEINYFCVHGGKLYRSEEEISKHRCPVKLKVRATKDGQKLTVKELFETHNHDRNEPVRRHHIYSRWSYNRLLTSPKSGSCIGFSSVALSGKTSQLLYQSSDKHVYRGKAHQDERNKNGLPDVDEHVNVVQRGLDAGSHDSLDVKNVMSLTHKNLPIRLCTEEKTVQNVSEDMGCITQKKKSTVNLLKEGEKTAEKVPCFEYMTQTMLSTSKMKCNDAIKLEIRNLVIHDQPRLKEQSQFKQHDNRQEKNARKAIIKKIQMCRFRKKRNRTRKCYQLTFDLTVYESWRQIGTAHGLASDSQIARFLIQHFHSSWHNRETSSSVCATCKAPLSLSCSKCLVLPIPTSDQPLQMQSCSTEKQTETLMESLHLKNQLSPLATENGKAYRNNEQDQPVSLVMNRDMEYVQDSMDLPVHFEDISSNSPEILDESRQKDQVTSQRIKKLYSCNMCNSVFTQLGSLKRHKRIHTGERPFVCKLCGGKFIEQGTLNKHMQTHSHQKPFMCQMCGVSFTQSGSLKRHMRLHTGEKPYVCTECTATFVEKGSLNKHMRTHSSEKPYLCQECGAAFTQSGSMKRHMMIHTGIKPYTCADCGAAFLEKATLKIHMRRHTGEKPYICHDCGAAFSQRSNLKFHKRKHVPGDSEHVETSGEWHSEIDENSTLANGLSMQNSEQDADGVDTVINLVGMTNNFHVLYITFMKSESVASATTSGCWSGQKRLYTLLSSLCCGVGKANASVTLNCRYTIFCNMDVENTVANKLHLNSLLTELADTQQPVLRNDMLKNNMERHSEYRKSHKCQKEEDFDDDLEVQFGQPQTSAALSHALSEENDDAKSTEQRVARLQRYRQGVWELNFDLKAFERWRKVGLSLGLNSDTEIASFLLQHYENTKEESLPSQPFSSFCTNCNAPLTMCCTTCQLTSSTTDLTISQNEIESEKDSIIARAPSMLTSSEDMLANLQAYLGQSTVSRIRKAIMSAKSQPVSCSVCNMAFTRASSLNVHMRKHTGEKPYICQECGAAFTHASSLSVHKRTHTGEKPFICEECGAAFAVASVLKQHKRKHTGEKPYKCKLCDAAFTQSTKLTIHMRKHTGDRPYQCEQCGASFTHSNRLKIHLRTHNGIKPYKCVDCGKSFSQSAHLTVHMRIHTGDKPFKCVECGAAFLDSTHLRRHERTHTGEKPHKCVECGAAYSTAFGLRRHEWSHTDHEKPYKCGRCQKTFTTAFCLKRHEEKKGRCKYRPPFSSHARFDT from the exons atgGTGAGCTCTTGCTGTGCAGTCGGTTGCACTAACCGACAGACAAAAGATTCTCTTAAGTCTTTTCATCT GATACCTTCTAATCCCAATCGGAGGGCTTTGTGGCTAAGAGCCATAAACAGGGCTGGCCCTGGAAAACAACCATGGGTACCATCACAGCGTGAAACAATATGTTCAGACCATTTTCAGCCTGAAGACTTTACATATTCCCGTCATGGTACCTTAAAGTTATTGAAAGAGTCTGCTGTGCCATCAGTCTTTTCGTGGAAGATACCTTCAAAG AATGTCAAAAAACGGCCTCCACCAAGGCAGAGAGTTGACCAGCAAGTTGATTCCTGCAACAACTCAGATGATACAGAAGACACCTTTGACAAGACTAAAGAAGTTCATGTAGCATCACCGGTACCTGCCCAGATTCAGCTAGACCATGTCTATCATGTGACACAAAGCCCTAAGATGCTAAAGCAAAGACTAGATCATGCTATAGAACATATGCAGACCTTGAGGAAGCAAGTGATatttgaacaaagaaaaggcTCAGTTCTGAGTAAACAAGTTGATTTATTAAACGCTGTTATAggaaaattgaaagaaaaaagtcttctcACTAATAAAGGTGGAGACAACCTTCATTCATCGAGAAAGTCACAGTGTTCATC AAATGTAGAAGAGTTGCTACAGTCTCAAGAAACCTGCAACAGTTGCAATGGTCCTCTTCTGAAAATCTGTCAACATTGCAGTAGACTCACTCATCTTGAGGAAGTCCTTCACAGTAATTCTCAAGAAAATAGCGGTTTACCTTTTTGTAAGCCACAGGATACAATGTCTTCTCCAGCAACAGCATCAGAAGATTGTGGCCTTGAAGAGGACTTGAACTGTGGCAACCAGCCAGCCAATCTATACCTTCAAGACCAGACTGAAAGGGAAGCAGATACAGAAATGAACACTTTTTTGGTGGATAAATTTTGTTGCAGCATCCCAGGGTATATGTCTGGGACTGGAGAACCCTTTATGGAAAGTGAACAGATTGATGGAGAAGTACAGAACGAGCTGTGGACAACCACTTCTAGCTGTAATCCTAGGGAGTCCTATAAACATCTGGAACCCTGCGTGAATCAGGAGGAAGCCTCAAGTTTAAAG ATGCCTCTTTTGGAAGATGCCCCACAGTTGAATGACTATGCAAATGAAAAGACAAGACAGAATCCTCCCAAAGATGGTATGAAAGAccagaaaaaattgtttgcatgtCCAGACTGCAGGGCAGTATTTTCTCGGTCTAATGGCTTGAGGTGCCATCTAAATTCTGGTCACAAACAGTCATCTTGTAAGGAATGTGGAGCCACTTTTCCACGGTCTGCATGTTTGAAATCACATGTAAGAACTCATTATggaaattcttttatttgtgcaaaatgtaATGTTGCTTTCTCATCTTACTCGAACCTGTATAATCATCGTTCTTACTGTGGTAAGGAAGAAATCTACAGATGCATGGAGTGCGAAAAGACCTTTAGAAGGCTTCGCAGCCTGTTAAGGCATGCAGTGTTGCATAGTAGGAACACATCTCATAAGTGCAAGATTTGTGAGCTGAGATTTAGCACTCGTGATAAACTGGTAAAGCATATGGATATGCATGCTAGCAGTAGCATGACACTAAATTGCAGATAttgtaagaaaacatttaattccATGTTTTCTTTAGGCATGCACAGGAAGGAGCACCATTACCGcaaaaaatgcttttgtaagGACTGTGATGTAACATTTAACTGTGCCTTACAATTTAGGCATCATATGAATCAAAAACACTTGGTTGACATGCCATTTCTGTGTTGTGAATGTGGGAAAGGGTTTTTCAGCATCGATTTTTATAGAGCACACGTGaagacacaacacacagaaaCTTTTCTTTGTCATGAGTGTGGCAGAGCATTCCGAAATAAGATAAATCTTGTCATTCACATGAAGACACACAGCGATGAAAGACCTTATGTTTGTAGTGAGTGTGGGAAAGGATTTAAGCTAAAGATAAGTCTGATAGTACATACAAGGATACATACTGGTGACAGACCATATAAATGTGAAATTTGTGGTGCTGCTTTTGTTCAGCTGCAGCATCTCAAAGTCCACAGACGCACACATACAGGTGAAAAACCATACATGTGTGAAGATTGTGGGTGGTTGTTTGCAAATGCTTCTAATTATAGAAGTCATAAAATAAGCAAGCACAGCTTTGAAAAACCATTTTGCCCAATGTGCAAGTTAAGTTTCTCAAGTCTGGCAAGCTACAGAAAGCATAGAAGGCTAAAAGAATGTAAACTTTTTCAAGATGTTGAGGCATCAACCTA TTGTCTGCTACTTCCGGTAGCCCCTGACTACTCTGCCCCTGCGCTTGGGTATCTGTTCGAACTGGTTAGGCTCGATTGCACAAATGAAGGCATCAGGGCAGTTAAACTAACACGACgaattcaaattaaaatttactcAATGGCTCTCTATGTTGGTTGCCAGTTTTCTAGTTTCGAGGAGTTGGAAGTGGCCGTAAAGCGGTACCAAGAACAAACCGGAACGCAACTGTATAAAAGGGACTCTAGAACCGTGGAGGCTGCTAGCAAGcgaaacacaagaaaaaactacaaagaagaaataagataTTCCgaaataaattacttttgtgTTCACGGGGGAAAGTTATATCGATCTGAAGAGGAAATAAG CAAACACAGATGTCCTGTTAAGCTAAAAGTACGAGCAACAAAGGATGGCCAGAAACTTACTGTGAAAGAGCTTTTTGAAACACATAATCATGACCGTAATGAA CCAGTTCGCAGACATCATATCTACAGCAGATGGAGCTATAACAGACTTTTGACTTCCCCAAAGTCTGGCTCATGCATAGGCTTTTCTTCGGTTGCATTATCAGGCAAGACTTCTCAGTTACTATATCAG TCCtcagataaacatgtttatagaGGAAAAGCTCACCAGGATGAGAGAAACAAGAATGGACTGCCAGATGTGGATGAACATGTGAATGTTGTGCAAAGAGGACTTGATGCTGGCAGCCATGACAGTTTAGATGTGAAAAATGTGATGTCATTGACTCACAAGAATTTGCCAATAAGGCTTTGCACAGAGGAGAAAACCGtacaaaatgtttcagaagATATGGGCTGTatcactcagaaaaaaaagagtacagTGAACTTGctgaaagaaggagaaaagacaGCTGAGAAGGTGCCATGCTTTGAATATATGACCCAAACTATGTTATCAACCAGCAAGATGAAATGTAATGATGCAATTAAACTTGAGATTAGGAATCTCGTTATTCATGATCAGCCCAGACTTAAAGAGCAAAGTCAGTTTAAACAACATGAtaacagacaggaaaaaaatgcaagaaaagcCATAATAAAAAAGATACAAATGTGTAGGTTTCGAAAGAAAAGGAatagaacaagaaaatgttatcagctgacctttgacttaACTGTGTATGAAAGCTGGCGCCAAATTGGAACCGCACACGGCCTTGCATCAGATTCTCAGATTGCCAGATTCCTTATTCAACA TTTCCACAGTAGTTGGCACAATCGAGagacatcttcatctgtttgTGCTACTTGCAAAGCTCCACTATCACTTTCCTGCTCTAAGTGCCTTGTGTTACCAATCCCAACTTCTGACCAGCCTCTTCAGATGCAGTCCTGCTCAACAGAGAAACAGACTGAAACACTTATGGAGTCCCTGCACTTAAAAAACCAACTATCTCCCTTAGCAACAGAGAATGGGAAAGCTTACAGAAACAATGAACAAGATCAACCAGTGTCATTGGTCATGAACAGGGATATGGAATATGTCCAGGACTCAATGGATCTTCCTGTTCACTTTGAAGACATTTCTTCCAATTCCCCAGAA ATTCTAGATGAGTCCAGGCAGAAAGACCAAGTGACAAGTCAACGTATTAAAAAGCTCTATTCATGCAACATGTGCAATTCTGTGTTCACCCAGCTGGGAAGCCTTAAAAGACATAAGAGAATTCATACAGGGGAGAGACCATTTGTGTGCAAACTCTGTGGAGGAAAGTTTATTGAGCAAGGCACACTGAACAAGCATATGCAGACACATTCACATCAAAAACCCTTCATGTGCCAAATGTGTGGTGTGTCATTCACTCAATCTGGAAGCCTCAAGAGGCACATGAGACTGCACACTGGTGAAAAACCTTATGTGTGCACAGAGTGTACGGCAACCTTTGTGGAGAAAGGCTCTCTGAACAAGCACATGAGGACTCATTCCAGTGAAAAGCCATACCTGTGTCAAGAGTGTGGAGCAGCATTCACTCAATCTGGTAGCATGAAGAGACACATGATGATCCACACTGGCATTAAACCTTACACATGCGCTGACTGTGGAGCTGCATTTTTAGAGAAAGCAACCTTAAAAATCCACATGCGCAGGCACACTGGTGAGAAACCATACATATGCCATGACTGTGGTGCAGCATTCTCCCAGCGCAGCAATCTAAAGTTTCACAAGCGCAAGCATGTACCTGGTGATTCAGAACATGTAGAGACCAGTGGTGAATGGCACAGTGAAATTGATGAAAATTCAACACTTGCGAATGGTTTAAGCATGCAGAACTCGGAACAAGATGCTGATGGTGTGGATACTGT TATAAACCTGGTAGGCATGA CTAACAATTTTCATGTTCTCTATATCACTTTCATGAAAAGCGAATCTGTAGCAAGTGCCACAACTTCCGGTTGTTGGTCTGGACAGAAGCGTCTGTATACACTGCTATCAAGTCTTTGTTGTGGTGTAGGGAAAGCGAATGCATCTGTTACTTTGAACTGCAGATATACCATCTTTTG caACATGGATGTAGAGAACACAGTGGCAAACAAATTACACCTGAATTCCCTACTGACTGAACTTGCTGATACACAGCAGCCAGTCCTGAGAAATGACATGCTTAAGAATAATATGGAGAGGCACTCTGAGTACAGAAAGTCACACAAATGTCAAAAAGAGGAAGATTTTGATGATGATCTTGAAGTACAGTTTGGCCAACCACAAACATCTGCTGCACTTTCCCAT GCATTaagtgaagaaaatgatgatgctAAAAGTACAGAGCAACGAGTAGCTAGACTTCAGAGATACAGGCAAGGAGTGTGGGAATTGAATTTTGACTTGAAAGCATTTGAGCGGTGGCGCAAAGTGGGTCTTTCTCTTGGACTTAATAGTGATACAGAGATTGCAAGCTTCCTACTGCAACA CTATGAAAATACCAAGGAAGAATCGCTGCCTTCACAGccattttcatctttctgtaCAAACTGCAATGCACCCCTTACTATGTGCTGTACTACATGTCAACTGACATCCTCCACTACAGACCTCACCATTTCCCAGAATGAAATTGAGTCTGAAAAAGATTCTATTATAGCTCGTGCACCAAGCATGCTAACTTCCAGCGAAGACATGCTCGCCAATCTTCAGGCTTACCTTGGCCAGTCCACCGTTTCCAGG ATCCGCAAAGCAATCATGTCTGCCAAAAGCCAGCCAGTATCCTGCTCTGTGTGCAACATGGCATTCACAAGAGCCAGCAGTCTAAATGTGCACATGCGCAAGCACACAGGAGAAAAACCTTACATCTGCCAAGAGTGTGGGGCTGCTTTCACTCATGCCAGCAGTCTTAGTGTGCACAAGCGAACACACACAGgtgaaaaaccatttatatGCGAGGAATGTGGAGCAGCATTTGCAGTAGCTTCTGTTCTCAAACAGCACAAACGCAAGCATACTGGTGAGAAACCATACAAGTGCAAACTATGTGATGCTGCATTCACACAGTCCACCAAGTTGACGATTCACATGCGTAAACACACAGGAGACAGACCTTATCAGTGTGAACAGTGTGGGGCATCCTTTACCCATTCCAACAGGTTGAAAATCCATCTTCGCACACACAATGGTATTAAACCCTACAAATGTGTAGACTGTGGAAAATCATTTTCGCAGTCAGCCCATTTGACTGTGCACATGAGAATACACACTGGTGACAAACCGTTCAAGTGTGTGGAGTGTGGTGCAGCCTTTTTGGATTCTACTCACTTGAGGCGACATGAACGAACTCATACTGGTGAAAAACCTCACAAGTGTGTTGAGTGTGGAGCAGCGTATTCTACTGCATTTGGTCTTAGACGGCATGAATGGTCACACACAGACCATGAAAAGCCATACAAGTGTGGCCGGTGTCAAAAAACTTTCACTACTGCCTTTTGCTTGAAAcgtcatgaagaaaaaaaaggaagatgcaAATATAGGCCACCTTTTTCATCCCATGCCCGTTTCGATACCTGA
- the LOC112556750 gene encoding zinc finger protein 2 homolog isoform X1 produces the protein MEIGIDLPFVKLEPATVTDQDIFSTELRHDLPFSGNRNVAYVDLIEPRSEKTNTNESNLQLLSSSLHLVRIKCEPVDIYGDGDCPTYASTQTGTFHKTFSPCPEEDRSSYRSASLSQRETQHLLSKECEPLQSPIVTSSAFPTGLFRNVYIKTEPVDSAYTHSNQTESSSSRIQRKFGKPFKCVASEANHNASEQNYTLDFQSSTRPIVPAPSNQQSASFLGGKLKPCSIKLERLPSEVAKRGFLHLPQQHQKSFSLRQPSSMSAVTAVHISLASIKPRSREGDRPYKCEQCGLSYKTASARSQHRKVHTGIKEHTCKLCGTSFMYKSSLTAHLRTHTDERPYKCPLCDYAFRGSSHLKAHLVTHSGEKPYKCHICGARYTQNGNLQVHILSHTGQKNFICDVCNKAFLQLTHLQSHSRVHTGERPYKCNQCDASFSHSSTLTIHKRTHTGEKPYKCLKCPSAFAQLPHLKMHMKVHNRPKKESKVHRSRRGMRIQLALSSVAK, from the exons ATGGAGATTGGAATTGACCTCCCTTTCGTTAAGCTAGAGCCTGCAACTGTAACAGACCAAGACATATTCTCAACAGAATTACGCCATGATTTGCCGTTTAGTGGTAACAGAAATGTTGCATATGTTGATTTGATTGAACCTCGgagtgaaaaaacaaacacaaatgagTCTAATTTACAGCTGCTGTCTTCCAGTCTACATTTGGTCAGAATCAAATGTGAACCTGTAGATATTTATGGTGATGGTGATTGCCCTACTTATGCTAGCACACAGACAGGTACTTtccataaaacattttctccatGCCCAGAAGAAGATAGATCATCATATAGAAGTGCATCACTTAGCCAGAGGGAAACTCAGCACTTGCTCAGCAAAGAATGTGAACCTCTGCAAAGCCCTATTGTGACCTCTTCTGCCTTTCCAACTGGACTTTTCAGAAATGTATACATCAAGACAGAACCAGTTGACAGTGCTTACACACATAGTAACCAAACTGAAAGTTCAAGTTCACGAATTCAAAGAAAGTTTGGAAAGCCATTTAAGTGTGTTGCAAGTGAAGCTAACCATAATGCTAGTGAACAAAACTATACCCTAGACTTTCAGTCTAGTACAAGACCAATAGTGCCAGCACCCAGCAATCAGCAATCTGCTTCATTCTTG ggTGGAAAATTGAAGCCGTGCTCTATAAAACTGGAGAGATTACCTTCAGAAGTTGCAAAGAGAGGGTTTTTACACCTTCCACAACAACATCAG AAATCTTTTTCCTTGAGGCAACCAAGCAGCATGTCTGCAGTTACTGCAGTCCACATCAGCTTAGCAAGCATTAAGCCAAGATCTCGTGAAGGAGATAGGCCTTACAAATGTGAACAATGTGGCCTAAGCTACAAAACTGCATCTGCAAGAAGTCAACACAGGAAAGTGCATACTGGTATCAAAGAGCACACATGCAAATTGTGTGGAACGTCTTTTATGTACAAAAGCTCCCTCACAGCTCATCTCAGGACACATACAGATGAAAGACCCTACAAGTGTCCATTGTGTGACTACGCTTTTAGAGGGTCTTCCCATCTGAAAGCTCATCTTGTGACTCATTCTGGAGAGAAACCATACAAATGTCATATCTGTGGGGCCCGATACACACAAAATGGTAATCTGCAGGTACATATTCTTTCACATACTGGACAGAAGAATTTTATCTGTGATGTCTGTAATAAAGCCTTTCTCCAACTCACCCATCTGCAGAGTCATAGCAGGGTCCACACAGGAGAACGACCATACAAGTGTAATCAGTGTGATGCTTCATTTTCTCATAGTAGTACTTTAACAATCCATAAACGCACTCATACTGGTGAAAAACCATATAAATGTTTGAAGTGTCCATCAGCTTTTGCACAATTGCCTCACCTCAAAATGCATATGAAAGTACATAACAGGCCCAAGAAAGAATCAAAAGTGCATCGAAGTCGTAGGGGAATGAGAATTCAACTTGCGCTATCATCAGTAGCAAAATAG
- the LOC112556762 gene encoding uncharacterized protein LOC112556762, whose amino-acid sequence MANFKWVMLAILSFLVLMELIVNSARWSFALTPFMTATNIIPEPEVIEPLQVYCKDVLKLMVYGQWETRNLSAAESNEMKLFNDQVRKEKTIPTNLQRPDKLCGNVTFPKIPFRALCDPNGDTPCCYNNVCANKTQHQCTCTNCYDIRRIIDAEYATWRPSDPTCQLRHLSQNEICELLDGATLYFIGDSFVRHVFTAFLLAARNNETHGAMGPRTPPKLQTSCAGLYMFTEKVCRLHVDSDTTVCNKRVKVKLVYNYKVDSAAAAVTAVINLTNVSRSVVFMAYGIHDHFDVEKVRQKLLLPLLNKMNSSSSSNPKLVWLAYHAPGLLSSPLNYPWQKPERILQYNQVIGQFLRKWHVPIFEAFNLTDGTASFDGSHYGLGINRVKVHILLNYILELREKKLW is encoded by the exons atgGCAAACTTTAAGTGGGTCATGTTGGCGatcctttcttttctcgttCTTATGGAACTAATAGTCAACTCCGCACGCTGGTCTTTTGCCTTGACGCCATTCATGACGGCCACGAATATTATTCCGGAACCGGAAGTGATTGAGCCCTTACAGGTCTACTGCAAAGACGTCCTGAAGTTGATGGTCTATGGACAATGGGAAACTCGAAATCTTTCCGCTGCTGAATCCAACGAGATGAAACTGTTCAATGATCAG GTTCGAAAAGAGAAGACAATCCCGACCAACCTTCAGCGTCCTGACAAACTCTGTGGTAATGTCACCTTCCCAAAAATTCCCTTCAGAGCTCTATGTGACCCTAACGGCGACACCCCTTGCTGCTACAACAACGTCTGCgccaacaaaacacaacatcaGTGCACCTGCACAAATTGCTACGACATACGACGAATCATCGATGCTGAGTACGCCACCTGGCGCCCTTCCGACCCCACCTGTCAGCTCCGACATTTGTCACAGAACGAGATTTGTGAGTTGCTAGATGGCGCCACTCTCTACTTCATCGGGGACTCGTTCGTAAGACACGTCTTCACGGCCTTCCTACTGGCAGCCAGGAACAACGAAACCCACGGAGCGATGGGTCCTCGCACGCCTCCAA AACTTCAAACGTCATGTGCCGGCCTCTACATGTTCACGGAAAAAGTCTGCCGTCTTCATGTGGATTCAGACACCACCGTATGCAATAAAAGAGTCAAAGTCAAGCTGGTGTACAACTACAAAGTTgactctgctgctgctgccgttACCGCCGTCATCAACCTCACCAACGTCAGCCGCAGTGTCGTCTTCATGGCCTATGGGATTCACGATCACTTTGACGTGGAGAAGGTCCGCCAAAAGCTCCTGCTGCcccttttaaacaaaatgaactcGTCCAGTAGCAGTAACCCTAAACTTGTTTGGTTAGCTTACCACGCTCCAGGCTTGCTCAGCTCGCCTCTTAATTACCCTTGGCAGAAACCTGAGCGTATATTACAATACAACCAAGTGATTGGTCAGTTCCTGAGAAAGTGGCACGTGCCAATATTTGAAGCCTTTAACCTGACGGACGGTACGGCCAGCTTCGATGGCTCTCACTACGGACTTGGGATAAACAGAGTCAAAGTTCACATACTTTTGAATTACATTTTAGAATTACGGGAGAAAAAGCTGTGGTAG
- the LOC112556750 gene encoding uncharacterized protein LOC112556750 isoform X3, whose translation MEIGIDLPFVKLEPATVTDQDIFSTELRHDLPFSGNRNVAYVDLIEPRSEKTNTNESNLQLLSSSLHLVRIKCEPVDIYGDGDCPTYASTQTGTFHKTFSPCPEEDRSSYRSASLSQRETQHLLSKECEPLQSPIVTSSAFPTGLFRNVYIKTEPVDSAYTHSNQTESSSSRIQRKFGKPFKCVASEANHNASEQNYTLDFQSSTRPIVPAPSNQQSASFLGGKLKPCSIKLERLPSEVAKRGFLHLPQQHQIFYSNRPHIVNHPPTSPQRSIVAHSLSTCPSTVIIRNLFP comes from the exons ATGGAGATTGGAATTGACCTCCCTTTCGTTAAGCTAGAGCCTGCAACTGTAACAGACCAAGACATATTCTCAACAGAATTACGCCATGATTTGCCGTTTAGTGGTAACAGAAATGTTGCATATGTTGATTTGATTGAACCTCGgagtgaaaaaacaaacacaaatgagTCTAATTTACAGCTGCTGTCTTCCAGTCTACATTTGGTCAGAATCAAATGTGAACCTGTAGATATTTATGGTGATGGTGATTGCCCTACTTATGCTAGCACACAGACAGGTACTTtccataaaacattttctccatGCCCAGAAGAAGATAGATCATCATATAGAAGTGCATCACTTAGCCAGAGGGAAACTCAGCACTTGCTCAGCAAAGAATGTGAACCTCTGCAAAGCCCTATTGTGACCTCTTCTGCCTTTCCAACTGGACTTTTCAGAAATGTATACATCAAGACAGAACCAGTTGACAGTGCTTACACACATAGTAACCAAACTGAAAGTTCAAGTTCACGAATTCAAAGAAAGTTTGGAAAGCCATTTAAGTGTGTTGCAAGTGAAGCTAACCATAATGCTAGTGAACAAAACTATACCCTAGACTTTCAGTCTAGTACAAGACCAATAGTGCCAGCACCCAGCAATCAGCAATCTGCTTCATTCTTG ggTGGAAAATTGAAGCCGTGCTCTATAAAACTGGAGAGATTACCTTCAGAAGTTGCAAAGAGAGGGTTTTTACACCTTCCACAACAACATCAG ATTTTCTACTCAAACCGCCCCCACATCGTCAACCACCCCCCCACCAGTCCCCAGAGGAGCATTGTGGCACACTCTTTAAGTACTTGTCCCAGTACGGTAATAATCAG AAATCTTTTTCCTTGA
- the LOC112556750 gene encoding zinc finger protein 239-like isoform X2 — MEGCYFSDFLLKPPPHRQPPPHQSPEEHCGTLFKYLSQYGNNQKSFSLRQPSSMSAVTAVHISLASIKPRSREGDRPYKCEQCGLSYKTASARSQHRKVHTGIKEHTCKLCGTSFMYKSSLTAHLRTHTDERPYKCPLCDYAFRGSSHLKAHLVTHSGEKPYKCHICGARYTQNGNLQVHILSHTGQKNFICDVCNKAFLQLTHLQSHSRVHTGERPYKCNQCDASFSHSSTLTIHKRTHTGEKPYKCLKCPSAFAQLPHLKMHMKVHNRPKKESKVHRSRRGMRIQLALSSVAK; from the exons ATGGAAGGATGTTATTTCTCAGATTTTCTACTCAAACCGCCCCCACATCGTCAACCACCCCCCCACCAGTCCCCAGAGGAGCATTGTGGCACACTCTTTAAGTACTTGTCCCAGTACGGTAATAATCAG AAATCTTTTTCCTTGAGGCAACCAAGCAGCATGTCTGCAGTTACTGCAGTCCACATCAGCTTAGCAAGCATTAAGCCAAGATCTCGTGAAGGAGATAGGCCTTACAAATGTGAACAATGTGGCCTAAGCTACAAAACTGCATCTGCAAGAAGTCAACACAGGAAAGTGCATACTGGTATCAAAGAGCACACATGCAAATTGTGTGGAACGTCTTTTATGTACAAAAGCTCCCTCACAGCTCATCTCAGGACACATACAGATGAAAGACCCTACAAGTGTCCATTGTGTGACTACGCTTTTAGAGGGTCTTCCCATCTGAAAGCTCATCTTGTGACTCATTCTGGAGAGAAACCATACAAATGTCATATCTGTGGGGCCCGATACACACAAAATGGTAATCTGCAGGTACATATTCTTTCACATACTGGACAGAAGAATTTTATCTGTGATGTCTGTAATAAAGCCTTTCTCCAACTCACCCATCTGCAGAGTCATAGCAGGGTCCACACAGGAGAACGACCATACAAGTGTAATCAGTGTGATGCTTCATTTTCTCATAGTAGTACTTTAACAATCCATAAACGCACTCATACTGGTGAAAAACCATATAAATGTTTGAAGTGTCCATCAGCTTTTGCACAATTGCCTCACCTCAAAATGCATATGAAAGTACATAACAGGCCCAAGAAAGAATCAAAAGTGCATCGAAGTCGTAGGGGAATGAGAATTCAACTTGCGCTATCATCAGTAGCAAAATAG